The window TAAAGGTTCAATTAGTAGTTCATCAATCTTATTTTGTGCTTCAGTTTTACTTGCACATTTCCTTAAGTTAATTGAGAATTTAGCATAAATTGATTCGAAACGACTTGCTCTTCCTGAAGTAATCGCATTATAAGCATAGTGGAAGTTTTCTAAGAAGATTATTGTTTCTTTAAATTTTTTAGTAGAAATAAATCCTTTTTCTTTTACTTTAAATAAAGCAAGTAAAGCAATTCTAACTTGAACTATATTAAAATAATTCATTAAAACATTTAAACTTTGAACTAACCAAAAGTATTCTTTTCGGTTATCATAATCTTCTCTTCTAGGGTTTACAATTTTTATATAATCGTTTGCATTGTCTTCAATCTCTAACAGAAATTGTTTATATCTATCTTTTGTTTTTGGTTTTACTTCTTTTAAGAAATCATCATATAATTTTGTTCCAGAAGATTTTTTATATGTTGATACCCAGAAATGTCTGTAATATGTAGCTAAACCAACAGATTCTTTCCGAGATATTAAAATTTTCTTTATTTCTGCCCATTTTACTTCTGCATAGTCTGCAGAACCTTTTTCATCAACAATTTCAAATATTTTGTTCTTAATCAAGTCGACATGTGATAATTTTTTTCCTTTTGCATTTAGGATTTCAAATATCATGTTGGCATTTTCTTTGTCTGGTGTTGAAATAGAAATAAAGGTTGTTCCTAAAACTTGATCTCTAATTACTTTTAGTATATCAACATATTTCAACTGATCAACTTGTTCACTTCCTATCTTTTTCTTTAAATATGCTCTAAGGTTCTTCTCTTCTAATCTATTGTATAGATAATTAAAAGAATCTTTAATACATTCCTCTTCTTCAGTAGATGTTTCTTGTGCATCATTCTTTATTCTATCTTGTATGTAGAATGAAAAGTATGGGTAATGTGTTTTACTTTCTAAGATTCTAATATCATCTCCATCATCATTTTGAGTCATTATGTATCTAAAAACTTGTTCGCTAAGGACATCTTCATTGATACTACGAAACCTGTCAGAAAGAGCCGAGAATAAAATTGTAATAGTTGTTATTCTTTGTTGTCCATCCACAACATAAATATATTGATCTTTATCACCTGTCTCAGAATAATCACCAATAAAAAGCATTGTTCCTAAAAAATAGCTTTTGGATTCCAATTTCTCATCTTTTAGTACTAAACAATTTAACATGTCGTCAATAAATTCTTGATAGTTTTTTTTATCCCAAGAATATTCTCTTTGAAATCTTGGTATTGAAAATTGACTTCCTGATATTAATAATGATTTTATACTTCTGTCTTTAGGTTTTATATTCATAACTTTTTTGTCTTCCTTTAATGTTGATTGATATACGGTTTCTCATATTGCACCTAACGTCTCCGTATATGAAACGTAGCGTATAAAAAGACGCTTTCGTTTCGGATTATACACGAGCCGAATTTTTAAATTTTTCTTTTTATCTTTATTTTGCTAAAAGTCAAATTTAAAAATTTGGCGGTCTTTGCAAATTCACACAAACCTCTCGGAAAGCCTATGATAGCTATGTTTTATGTACATTGTTGTGGGTGGTTTTTTATTTTTTTCGACTGTCTTTGAGATAATCCCAGACTTTAGTGTTCATTCTTCCATAATAATTTGTATTACTAATTTCAATGATAAGAATACTTTTGTTTTCATATCCTTCTGTCAACTTATCATAAATTTGTTTAGGTGTCAAATCTGTCGTAATAATCCAATTATCAGAGAAATATTTTACCCATTCTCCAATTACTTTAACTCTATTTTCAAAAATAGACCTGTCCGATTCGTTATATTGTATTAGATATGTTTTCATTACGCTACAACTTTTTTAATTTGATACTGTGTTTTAAATTCAGTTAGTCGTGGTTTCCAAATGCCTGTCCACTCCATCTCAATTTTAAAAGAAATTGGTTTATGATTTTGTGCATATAGCCCAAAAGTAGCGTACCAAATTCCTTTTAGTTGTTCTTTATTGCTTTCTATTTCTCCAATTATAATTTTTGAAGGTGTTTTAATAGTTTGAGAGTCTGGTGTGGATACTTTTTCTGGTGCGGTTATTATAATCAAATCAATAAGCTTTTTTGAACCAACTGGTAAAACCATAGATGTTGATTCAGTTCCATTCCATTCAAATGGTTTTCCATAACATTCTATTGGTTGAACTATAGTTGAGCCTTTTTCTTTAAATTCTAATTTTTCTAAAAATATTTCTGTGTTGATTGCTGGTAAATTCCCATCGTTCTTTATCTCAATTCTTGAAATATATCTATTGGCAAGTAGATTATCATTAGACGAACCAGATTGTGAATTTGATAACAAATCTTCAACTGTCATTTGTGATGGTTCTGTGAAAGATAGTTTTGGTCTTTTCCAATATTCTCTCAAATCGTCTTTGAAAAGTGCTACCATTACAGCACAAAATGTGATTACTGCAGAAATTATAGAAATTATAAATCTATAATATTCCGACTTATTTAAAACTTCTGTATCTGAATAGTGAGGTTGTAGTATTGTAATCGGAAAGTATAAACCTGCGAGATAACCAACCAATAAAGGAATTATCAATAAAAAGTATTTTTTCTTCATTTATGTTAGTTTTTCGTTTTTTTTTAAAATTACCCACAACTCTTTATATAGTAACTTTTATTAATAATATCCAATAAATAAAACATATTATAGTTAGTTTACCGTTGCTTATATCCTATAAAGTCGTGCTAAACAAACCTACAACTTCCAAAAACTAAATGAAATACGTACTTCTACGTATTTTTGGTTTGGTTTAATATTTCAAATGTAATTTTATTCTTATCAAGAAACTTACGGTTTCCCGTACAGGCTAAGTTTTAGTGTGATTTTTTTATGTGTGCTAAGGTTTTGTGTATCAGAAATTTGTGTGTTTTGTAAGGGGCGCTGTATGTAACAAGCTTTTAAAACAGGCGTTTGCCTTAGCTAAATCGGGGATGAAATATGATGGAAACTATAGAAGTGTTTTAAATAATTTAAATTAATAATTACTTGTTTTTTAACACAGTTCTTGGAAAGCAGCAGATTTATATATGCTGTTTTTCGGTTTAAAACGAAGATAGCAGAAAAGAAACAAACTTAAAGTTTAACTCTTAACTGCTATTTTTTATATACTTGGGTAGACTACGCATTTTTTTCAGAATATACTATTAAAAATATATTCATAAAAATTAATATAATTTAAATGATAAGTCATTGATATTATTAAGAAATGAATTATCCCAAAAAGCATAAATGTAATAAGCCATTTATAACTCTTTTTTAATTTCATATTAAGTTTTATAACAAAAAAAGTTAATAAAAGAATTATTACAAAGAACATAATGGTATGTCCAATTTGCATGTCTAGATTTCCATTACAAAGAGGAAATATTATATTGAATAATAGGCCTAATGTTATTGCATAAATTGAAACTATAATTCCGTAAATCAATGTGTTTAATCTTTTTTTATTCCTTAACAAATATGCTATAGTCAAAATAATTATACTATAAATTAATGCACTAGGAATTAAATAAATTAGACTTCCTATTTTTTTACTTATTAAAAAAAGATTAAACCTTGAAATAAACCATATTAATATTGTTGCTGTTACGTTTATTTTTAAAAACCATAAAAGGTATGGTTGCTTAATTTTCAAAATTAACTGTATTGTAAATTTTTGAATTTGTTATTAATGATAAGCTTTTAACGGTGCTATTATTCTTAGTAATTATTTTTGTCATCTTGTTTGTTTTATTATTACTAACGGTCTCGGCTATGATTTCGTTGTGGAATCATCCGCAGGACTATTCCGCTGAGAAATCAGCCGTTGATTTATACTTTTATTTTGGTGTGGCACAAAACCACAATGAATTATAGCCAGTAATTATTTATTTCATGGACGTCCATTTCTCTAAACTTATTTCCCTAATGGGATATGCAGGATTCTTAAAAGTCCATTCGTTGTCAATCCATTTCTTTACTGTGCTAAACAGAATTGAGTCAAGTCCGTTTGCAACCTCACTTCGTCGTACCCACATATAAATTTCAGCATCAAAATCAGCCTTTTTAGAAGGTTCAATATATAAGCAGCCAAGCACTTGACTTTCATCAAGGCTTACAACAGTATACGCAAACGAACTTCGCATTTGGAACTCTTTTTGATGCCATCCCAAATCAATCAAATCCTGTTCGAATGATAAATCCTCTGTTGGCCAGTTCCATACTGGAAGGAACATTTCTTGTAAATGGCTAAGACTTGTCATAACCGCGTCATAATCTTTTACAACGTCATTAACTGTCAGCATTCTAATTCTGAATTGTTGATTCTCAAGTGTATCAGGGACTTTAAAATCCGCAGGTACAAATGAGTTGCTTTGAGAGATAACTATTTGTGGAAGCACAAATAAAATAATTGTTGTCAGAATAATTATTGATTTTTTCATATGGTTGGTGTTATTGGCTACAACTACTTATATAATAACTTTTATTAATAATACCCAGTAAGTAAATCTGGTTATAGTAGATGTACTATTATATATCCTGTATCATCGTTGTAAACAAGCCTACAAATTCCCTAAACTAAATAAAATACGTACTTCTGCGTATTTTTGGTTTGTTTATCAATTCAAATGTAATTTTATTCTTATCAAGAACCTTACGGTTTCCCCTACAGGCTAAGCTTTAGTGTGATTTTTTTATATGTGCAACGTTTTTATAATGCAATCATTAATATAATTCCGATGGAGTTTAGGTTTTTCATTTTCTGATTGTCATTTATTCCAGAATTATTATTTGACTCAAATTGACTAAAATCTGATTGTCCATTATAATTAATTCCTGCGCTAAAATTGTCGAACATATCAAATACAAAACCAATTCCAATTTGTGCACCAAAATTCCAACCGTCATAAATGTCTTTTTGAGTGTCATTTAGAAAACGATATTCATCTTTAAGGATGGTTTGTCCGTAAAATCCTAAATTCCCAAATACTCTAAATTTTTCCGATAATTTAGAACCAACAGTAAATAATAACGGAACTTTTAGTAATGTTCTTTCGTGGTAGAAGTTGCCAACAGAATTAAATCCATTACCTGA is drawn from Lacinutrix sp. WUR7 and contains these coding sequences:
- a CDS encoding DUF262 domain-containing protein, encoding MNIKPKDRSIKSLLISGSQFSIPRFQREYSWDKKNYQEFIDDMLNCLVLKDEKLESKSYFLGTMLFIGDYSETGDKDQYIYVVDGQQRITTITILFSALSDRFRSINEDVLSEQVFRYIMTQNDDGDDIRILESKTHYPYFSFYIQDRIKNDAQETSTEEEECIKDSFNYLYNRLEEKNLRAYLKKKIGSEQVDQLKYVDILKVIRDQVLGTTFISISTPDKENANMIFEILNAKGKKLSHVDLIKNKIFEIVDEKGSADYAEVKWAEIKKILISRKESVGLATYYRHFWVSTYKKSSGTKLYDDFLKEVKPKTKDRYKQFLLEIEDNANDYIKIVNPRREDYDNRKEYFWLVQSLNVLMNYFNIVQVRIALLALFKVKEKGFISTKKFKETIIFLENFHYAYNAITSGRASRFESIYAKFSINLRKCASKTEAQNKIDELLIEPLNKLFPDFEQFSKGFTSLTFTKKAKPSNVKTKYTIQKLNSFFENEEVFSDLGSIEHIVSESTGGNTFNIGNLILLEEKLNGKAGNLSYLEKKSIYKKSSFTWMNQFVNDNETWENDQIETRADQLAKRYYKDILGKEI
- a CDS encoding GNAT family N-acetyltransferase — protein: MKKSIIILTTIILFVLPQIVISQSNSFVPADFKVPDTLENQQFRIRMLTVNDVVKDYDAVMTSLSHLQEMFLPVWNWPTEDLSFEQDLIDLGWHQKEFQMRSSFAYTVVSLDESQVLGCLYIEPSKKADFDAEIYMWVRRSEVANGLDSILFSTVKKWIDNEWTFKNPAYPIREISLEKWTSMK
- a CDS encoding outer membrane beta-barrel protein → MKKANYILLLTFILTFNLTQAQDEKKSKFDLIGYGGIGYGIVENDNEPNYNLSSNSGELLLNYNLNQKFGIATGIGMNELSGNGFNSVGNFYHERTLLKVPLLFTVGSKLSEKFRVFGNLGFYGQTILKDEYRFLNDTQKDIYDGWNFGAQIGIGFVFDMFDNFSAGINYNGQSDFSQFESNNNSGINDNQKMKNLNSIGIILMIAL